The following proteins are co-located in the Streptomyces sp. NBC_01198 genome:
- a CDS encoding relaxase/mobilization nuclease domain-containing protein, with protein sequence MVPDVSTGSHTAGLLYYLFGPGRRDEHTDPHIVAAWDMTGAPDPGRDPNATIGRLAGRLDLHARLRAKETGKMPAKHVWHCPVRTAPGDRYLTDPEWAEVARRIVAATGIAPEGDDLSCRWIAVRHAHDHIHIAAISVRADGRRARTNRDGMRAQAECRLIEAEFGMRQLKTGDMTAPKTPTSAERAKAERLGRTVTSREWLREQAYAVLAAVGSEQEFFDVLGSLGITVNKRLGPQTGDVTGYSLAAPGDTNTHGEPVFYGGSKLAPDLSIVRIRETLTHPEQAPARRSRPHPRETWQHADNALRQTAKILDSGDDAAAQAHLAAYSTMLHNTALHAPPTYKAELRAAAVAFNRARRSAIRADHHKATALREAAKDLIYASHDAGGLPVAVIATLLHLAIAATRWYEQRGYQQQAAAAHQTLTHLQAGYHHAAAPVLADLARSTPRPHTTHRLETTVRRAIPDHADRILTDPAWPALATTLAQAETAGHHLPTLLQQVTAERELDTAHSPAEVLTWRLTTTPNRRVQAAQARTAIGVARPSPGSTPAPSGNVPPELGSLHRR encoded by the coding sequence ATGGTCCCTGACGTCTCCACCGGCTCCCACACCGCCGGCCTGCTCTACTACCTGTTCGGACCGGGCCGCCGTGACGAGCACACCGACCCGCACATCGTCGCCGCCTGGGACATGACGGGCGCCCCCGACCCCGGGCGCGACCCGAACGCCACCATCGGCCGACTTGCCGGCCGCCTCGACCTGCACGCGCGGCTGCGGGCGAAGGAGACCGGGAAGATGCCGGCCAAGCACGTCTGGCACTGCCCCGTGCGCACCGCGCCCGGCGACCGCTACCTCACCGATCCGGAGTGGGCCGAGGTCGCCCGCCGGATTGTCGCAGCCACCGGCATCGCCCCCGAGGGCGATGACTTGTCCTGCCGGTGGATCGCGGTCCGGCACGCCCACGACCACATCCACATCGCCGCCATCTCCGTACGCGCCGACGGCCGCCGCGCCCGCACCAACCGCGACGGCATGCGCGCCCAAGCCGAATGCCGCCTGATCGAAGCCGAGTTCGGGATGCGGCAGCTCAAGACCGGCGACATGACCGCCCCCAAGACCCCCACCAGTGCCGAACGCGCGAAGGCCGAGCGCCTCGGTCGGACGGTGACCAGCAGGGAGTGGCTACGCGAGCAGGCATACGCCGTGCTGGCCGCCGTCGGCAGCGAGCAGGAGTTCTTCGACGTCCTGGGCAGCCTCGGCATCACCGTCAACAAGCGCCTCGGACCGCAGACCGGGGACGTCACCGGCTACAGCCTCGCCGCCCCCGGCGACACCAACACCCACGGCGAACCCGTCTTCTACGGCGGCTCGAAACTCGCCCCCGATCTATCCATCGTCCGCATCCGCGAAACCCTCACCCACCCCGAACAAGCCCCGGCCCGACGATCCCGTCCCCACCCCCGCGAAACCTGGCAGCACGCCGATAACGCCCTACGCCAGACAGCGAAGATCCTCGACAGCGGCGACGACGCCGCAGCCCAGGCGCACCTCGCCGCCTACAGCACCATGCTCCACAACACCGCCCTGCACGCCCCACCCACCTACAAGGCCGAACTCCGCGCCGCAGCCGTCGCCTTCAACCGCGCCCGACGCTCCGCGATCCGCGCCGACCACCACAAAGCAACCGCCCTACGCGAAGCAGCGAAGGACCTCATCTACGCCTCCCACGACGCCGGCGGCCTGCCCGTCGCAGTGATCGCCACCCTCCTCCACCTGGCCATCGCCGCCACCCGCTGGTACGAGCAACGCGGCTACCAGCAGCAAGCAGCCGCCGCGCACCAGACCCTCACCCACCTCCAGGCCGGCTACCACCACGCCGCCGCCCCCGTCCTGGCCGACCTCGCCCGCAGCACCCCACGCCCCCACACCACCCACCGCCTGGAGACCACCGTCCGCCGGGCCATCCCTGACCACGCAGACCGCATCCTCACCGACCCGGCCTGGCCCGCCCTGGCCACCACCCTCGCCCAAGCCGAAACTGCCGGCCACCACCTCCCCACTCTCCTCCAGCAAGTAACCGCCGAACGCGAACTCGACACCGCCCACTCACCCGCCGAAGTCCTCACCTGGCGCCTCACCACCACCCCCAACCGCCGGGTCCAAGCAGCCCAAGCCCGCACGGCCATAGGAGTTGCGCGACCCAGCCCCGGCTCCACGCCAGCACCTTCCGGGAACGTCCCGCCGGAACTGGGGTCGCTTCACCGCCGATAG
- a CDS encoding MobC family plasmid mobilization relaxosome protein encodes MSEAERGLTQDNPPMPIGNRCPACGHRPPLTPTDEPLSARDSADPPLPTPLYRKRTKETRDRVHSIRFTPTADAVIQAAAQARGQFFAGYVGDVAYAHALGKTTTSSPEDDPARPLVEAVEQLIAQLRRTGNNLNQITHAINSGVIPDHAEHILDRVDQTVENAFTLLDGFVGKQQAA; translated from the coding sequence GTGAGTGAGGCCGAGCGCGGCCTCACCCAGGACAACCCGCCGATGCCCATCGGCAACCGCTGCCCGGCCTGCGGCCACCGCCCGCCCCTCACGCCTACCGACGAGCCGTTGTCTGCGCGCGATTCGGCTGATCCGCCGCTGCCAACACCGCTGTACCGCAAGCGCACCAAGGAGACCCGCGACCGGGTGCACAGCATCCGCTTCACCCCGACCGCGGACGCGGTGATCCAGGCCGCCGCCCAAGCGCGCGGCCAGTTCTTCGCCGGCTACGTCGGTGACGTCGCCTACGCCCACGCCCTCGGCAAGACCACGACCAGCAGCCCCGAGGACGACCCGGCACGCCCGCTCGTCGAGGCCGTCGAGCAGCTGATCGCCCAGCTGCGGCGGACCGGCAACAACCTCAACCAGATCACCCACGCCATCAACTCCGGTGTCATCCCCGACCACGCCGAGCACATCCTGGACCGCGTCGATCAGACCGTGGAGAACGCCTTCACGCTTCTCGACGGGTTCGTCGGCAAGCAGCAGGCGGCCTGA
- a CDS encoding DUF2637 domain-containing protein, with protein MPPNTPATAHRATAWDRAAVALLGAAGCTLSYDALQQIAIAIHIRPALTYLFPLVIDGFIAYGVRALLVLRTAPFRARLYIWTLFATATTASIWANALHAVRLNQQTPTTGLHLGDTTVGILSTIAPLALAGAVHLHILITRADTTSPTTGSGTRPETAEREPDIPVEVPGGSDQEIQHTHPELPPARHRSDHPVRRIGRPPSAELDELLVLARPAFHLHETPTRAVVRDAIRDAGHTISEDRLTQLIATLRRERDGH; from the coding sequence ATGCCCCCGAACACCCCCGCCACAGCCCACCGGGCAACCGCCTGGGACCGCGCAGCCGTCGCGCTCCTCGGTGCCGCCGGCTGCACCCTGTCCTACGACGCTCTCCAGCAGATCGCCATCGCCATCCACATACGCCCCGCCCTGACCTACCTCTTCCCCCTGGTCATCGACGGCTTCATCGCCTACGGCGTCCGCGCGCTCCTCGTCCTGCGCACCGCACCCTTCCGCGCCCGCCTCTACATCTGGACCCTGTTCGCAACCGCCACCACCGCCAGCATCTGGGCCAACGCCCTCCACGCCGTCCGCCTCAACCAGCAAACCCCCACCACCGGCCTCCACCTGGGCGACACCACCGTCGGCATCCTGTCCACCATCGCCCCGCTGGCCCTCGCCGGAGCCGTCCACCTCCACATCCTCATCACCCGCGCCGACACCACCTCGCCGACGACCGGCAGCGGCACACGGCCCGAGACCGCCGAGCGCGAGCCCGACATCCCCGTCGAGGTGCCGGGCGGCTCCGATCAGGAGATCCAGCACACCCACCCCGAACTCCCGCCGGCACGCCACAGAAGCGACCACCCGGTCCGCCGCATCGGCAGGCCTCCCAGCGCGGAACTCGACGAGCTCCTCGTCCTCGCCCGCCCCGCCTTCCATCTGCACGAAACCCCCACCCGCGCCGTGGTCCGCGACGCCATCCGCGACGCCGGCCACACCATCAGCGAGGACCGCCTCACCCAGCTCATCGCCACGCTGCGCCGCGAACGCGACGGCCACTGA
- a CDS encoding ATP-binding protein → MTTATREPRTAAGAVSRLTAILADRGIDPRAEVIPEPEPVTALQLADARIPPRYRHALADHPRITAWTDEIARTGRRGPGGVPGIATGPSLLIAGPTGTGKTHQAYGAIRALLAAGVRLRWEATTAADLYAAQRPQQGSDPEQQLWRLARSPLLLLDDLGAAKQSPWTEELTYRLVNHRYNQLLPTLITTNLPVAELRDAVGDRVASRLAEMTDRVILTGHDRRRRTAAS, encoded by the coding sequence GTGACCACCGCAACCCGCGAACCCCGCACCGCCGCCGGGGCGGTGAGCCGTCTCACCGCGATCCTCGCCGACCGGGGCATTGACCCACGAGCCGAGGTCATCCCGGAGCCGGAGCCGGTCACTGCGCTGCAGCTTGCCGATGCCCGCATCCCGCCCCGGTACCGCCACGCGCTGGCCGACCACCCGCGTATCACCGCCTGGACCGACGAGATCGCCCGCACCGGCCGGCGCGGGCCGGGCGGCGTACCCGGCATCGCGACAGGGCCGTCGCTGCTGATCGCGGGGCCGACCGGCACCGGCAAGACCCACCAGGCGTACGGCGCGATCCGCGCCCTCCTGGCTGCCGGTGTCCGGCTGCGGTGGGAGGCAACGACCGCCGCCGACCTCTACGCCGCCCAACGCCCCCAACAGGGCAGCGACCCCGAGCAGCAACTCTGGCGCCTGGCCCGCAGCCCGCTCCTGCTGCTGGACGACCTCGGCGCGGCCAAGCAGTCCCCGTGGACGGAAGAGCTGACCTACCGCCTGGTCAACCACCGCTACAACCAGCTCCTGCCGACCCTGATCACCACCAACCTGCCCGTCGCCGAGCTCCGCGACGCCGTCGGCGACCGCGTCGCCTCACGCCTCGCCGAGATGACCGACCGCGTCATCCTCACCGGCCACGACCGCAGAAGGCGCACCGCCGCCTCGTAA
- a CDS encoding helix-turn-helix domain-containing protein, protein MGDNEEDLPGPSINQLAGEENVAVRIKLERDSRGWSTNALSDRLNAAGYEMNPSAVWRIENGQRRVTVDDALGFAEVFGISLANLVGPPRLAAHARATELVEDIRRAYRASHMANLAAAQARDALDAYLDEHPDVREEAEAAASLAVAEELIGLPQPYQLRNRPSPNQKDTE, encoded by the coding sequence GTGGGCGACAACGAGGAGGACCTGCCAGGCCCGAGCATCAACCAGCTCGCCGGCGAGGAGAACGTCGCGGTGCGCATCAAGCTCGAACGGGACTCCCGCGGCTGGAGCACCAACGCCCTGTCCGACCGCCTCAACGCCGCCGGCTACGAGATGAACCCCTCCGCCGTGTGGCGGATCGAGAACGGCCAGCGCCGGGTCACCGTCGACGACGCCCTCGGCTTCGCCGAGGTCTTCGGCATCTCCCTGGCCAACCTCGTCGGCCCCCCGAGGCTCGCCGCCCACGCCCGCGCGACGGAGCTCGTCGAGGACATCAGACGCGCCTACCGCGCCTCCCACATGGCCAACCTCGCCGCCGCCCAGGCCCGCGACGCCCTCGACGCCTACCTCGACGAACACCCAGATGTCCGCGAAGAAGCCGAAGCCGCCGCGTCCCTCGCCGTCGCCGAAGAACTCATCGGCCTGCCCCAGCCGTACCAACTGCGCAACCGCCCCAGCCCCAACCAGAAGGACACCGAATAG
- a CDS encoding helix-turn-helix domain-containing protein produces the protein MPERPQHEAPVPRLYRPEDLAHVLGCSAWWVQDRARRRLIPFTRVGRAYRFTAEHLAEIIRLNEERPARIPTPDVAAQRPVPQPPVSRAAHPVQVERLRARSPRRLRRDQFDTAA, from the coding sequence ATGCCTGAACGCCCCCAGCACGAGGCCCCGGTGCCCCGGCTCTACCGCCCCGAGGACCTAGCCCACGTCCTCGGCTGCTCCGCCTGGTGGGTCCAGGACCGTGCCCGCCGACGCCTCATCCCCTTCACACGGGTCGGCCGCGCGTACCGCTTCACCGCCGAACACCTCGCCGAGATCATCCGCCTCAACGAAGAGCGCCCGGCGCGGATACCGACGCCCGACGTGGCCGCTCAGAGGCCGGTTCCCCAGCCACCCGTGTCCAGGGCTGCCCATCCCGTCCAAGTGGAACGCCTTCGCGCGCGTTCTCCCCGCCGCCTACGCCGCGACCAGTTCGATACGGCCGCGTAG
- a CDS encoding tyrosine-type recombinase/integrase, protein MGFAEKRGSYWRGRFKTAPGKHGTVVDAAGSVVKFPTKREAKRAADEAEFAFRRGKWRDPGLGQETFGEYASRWYAVQDLAASTMQNYRRHIEEHLLPDFEDKALGGILRTDVALWEKKEKAQYAATSVKTWRAVLHLILADAVDEGLIEANPATTRRGRGKRAGRSRNRGPEKAITDPLGALLIAERAALLSGRDDEFVAVVLMAFTGMRWGEVVGLETGFVRPGAIRVEWQLYQLDDGEMVRCPPKDDSYRTIDLPPWLRALLADHIARTKPTPCTCHGKTYVFRGQRAARTGGHHGAKLVDVARRAGTSAGTVSNVLNHPDRVTEATRTRVEKAIADLGFVRGGTIVGHTPHWRRSSFATWLFAPAVSGRYPARGGSGPVPLVGEPWPGIPVRGRNSQGRADACWTPIAEGLTPHGLRHTHRTVMEDLGTEKVLMDDRMGHFDGSVSARYAHVTPSMRKRLTAGLTAEWEAALDARLTMHPASPVDSLNQLLHARAASR, encoded by the coding sequence ATGGGTTTCGCGGAGAAGCGGGGAAGCTACTGGCGCGGCCGGTTCAAGACCGCACCAGGCAAGCACGGCACTGTCGTCGACGCGGCGGGCTCGGTGGTCAAGTTCCCGACCAAGCGGGAGGCGAAGCGGGCCGCGGATGAGGCAGAGTTCGCGTTTCGGCGCGGCAAGTGGCGCGATCCGGGGCTCGGTCAGGAGACGTTCGGCGAGTACGCCAGTCGCTGGTACGCCGTTCAGGACCTGGCCGCATCGACCATGCAGAACTATCGGCGGCACATCGAGGAGCACCTGCTCCCGGACTTCGAGGACAAGGCACTCGGCGGCATCCTGCGGACCGACGTCGCGCTGTGGGAGAAGAAGGAGAAGGCACAGTACGCCGCCACCAGCGTGAAGACCTGGCGGGCGGTGCTCCACCTCATCCTGGCCGACGCCGTCGACGAAGGCCTCATCGAGGCCAATCCGGCTACGACACGGCGCGGACGGGGCAAGCGCGCCGGCCGCTCCCGCAACCGCGGACCGGAAAAGGCCATCACGGATCCGCTCGGAGCCCTGCTCATCGCCGAGCGGGCGGCTCTCCTGTCCGGGCGTGACGACGAGTTCGTCGCCGTCGTCCTCATGGCCTTCACCGGCATGCGCTGGGGCGAAGTCGTCGGCCTGGAGACCGGCTTCGTACGCCCCGGCGCCATACGCGTCGAGTGGCAGCTGTACCAGCTCGACGACGGCGAAATGGTGCGCTGTCCGCCCAAGGACGACAGCTACCGCACCATCGACCTGCCGCCCTGGCTGAGGGCCCTGCTGGCCGACCACATCGCCCGAACCAAGCCGACTCCGTGCACCTGCCACGGCAAGACGTACGTCTTCCGAGGCCAGCGGGCAGCACGCACCGGAGGCCACCACGGCGCGAAGCTCGTCGACGTCGCCCGACGGGCCGGCACCTCCGCCGGCACCGTGTCCAACGTCCTCAACCACCCGGACCGGGTCACCGAGGCCACCCGTACCCGCGTGGAGAAGGCCATCGCCGACCTTGGCTTCGTACGTGGCGGCACCATCGTCGGGCACACCCCACACTGGCGCCGCAGCAGCTTCGCCACGTGGCTGTTCGCGCCGGCCGTCTCGGGACGGTACCCGGCGAGGGGTGGGTCCGGACCTGTGCCGCTCGTCGGCGAGCCCTGGCCAGGCATCCCGGTGCGGGGACGCAACTCCCAGGGCCGAGCTGACGCTTGCTGGACCCCGATCGCCGAGGGGCTCACCCCGCACGGCCTGCGGCACACCCACCGGACGGTGATGGAGGACCTGGGCACGGAGAAGGTCCTCATGGACGACCGCATGGGTCACTTCGACGGCTCGGTCTCGGCGCGGTACGCCCACGTGACGCCGAGCATGCGAAAGCGGCTGACGGCCGGCCTCACCGCAGAGTGGGAGGCCGCGCTGGACGCCCGGCTGACCATGCATCCAGCCTCGCCGGTCGACTCGCTGAACCAGCTTCTGCACGCGCGAGCGGCGTCCAGGTAG
- a CDS encoding metallophosphoesterase, with the protein MRARYGVPLGVTAAGAACLAYAAGFEARSYRLRRVDVPVLPPGMRPIRILQLSDIHMVSGQHKKRRWLQSLAGLRPDLVVNTGDNLSDPTAVPEVLDALGPLLRFPGTYVFGSNDYYGPKFRNPGRYLVEKARGQHGLNGKSGGGHGIIRNPWGDLRDAFDAAGWVGLSNTRGQVKLDHGPILGLTGLDDPHIKRDRYSAVAGGPDPDSDFNLALVHAPYLRVLDAFTADRYPLILAGHTHGGQLCIPFYGALVTNCDLDTDRVKGLSTHTATGSTSYLHVSAGCGTNRYTPLRFACPPEATLLTLTPAKTGFRSQPQVR; encoded by the coding sequence ATGCGCGCGCGATACGGAGTACCCCTCGGAGTGACGGCGGCAGGCGCGGCCTGCCTGGCCTATGCGGCCGGTTTCGAGGCGAGGTCGTACCGGCTGCGCCGGGTGGACGTCCCGGTGCTGCCGCCCGGGATGCGGCCGATCCGTATCCTCCAGCTGTCCGACATCCACATGGTCTCGGGCCAGCACAAGAAGCGCCGCTGGCTGCAGTCGCTGGCCGGCCTGCGCCCGGACCTGGTGGTGAACACCGGCGACAACCTGTCCGACCCCACGGCGGTCCCCGAAGTCCTCGACGCCCTGGGCCCGTTGCTGCGGTTCCCGGGCACGTACGTCTTCGGGTCGAACGACTACTACGGCCCGAAATTCCGCAACCCGGGCCGCTACCTGGTCGAGAAGGCCCGCGGCCAGCACGGCCTGAACGGCAAGAGCGGCGGCGGCCACGGCATCATCCGCAACCCCTGGGGCGACCTGCGCGACGCCTTCGACGCGGCCGGCTGGGTCGGCCTGAGCAACACCCGCGGCCAGGTCAAGCTCGACCACGGTCCGATCCTGGGCCTGACCGGCCTGGACGACCCGCACATCAAGCGCGACCGCTACTCAGCGGTAGCCGGCGGCCCCGACCCGGACTCCGACTTCAACCTGGCCCTCGTCCACGCCCCCTACCTGCGCGTTCTCGACGCCTTCACGGCCGACCGCTACCCCCTGATCCTGGCCGGCCACACCCACGGCGGCCAGCTCTGCATCCCCTTCTACGGCGCCCTGGTCACCAACTGCGACCTCGACACCGACCGCGTGAAGGGCCTCTCCACCCACACCGCCACCGGCTCCACCTCCTACCTCCACGTCTCCGCAGGCTGCGGCACCAACCGCTACACCCCCCTCCGCTTCGCCTGCCCCCCCGAGGCCACCCTCCTGACCCTGACCCCCGCCAAAACCGGATTTCGCTCCCAGCCCCAGGTCCGCTAA
- a CDS encoding GatB/YqeY domain-containing protein: MTTTLKQRLQDDLTTAIKGRDELRSATLRLTLTAITKEEVAGTTARQLSDDEVLTVITREAKKRREAAEAFEQGGRAESAQRERAEGEVLAGYLPQQLTDEEIAAIVREAVAESGATGPKNMGAVMKLVNPKVAKRAEGGRVAAEVKRQLAG; the protein is encoded by the coding sequence ATGACCACGACGCTCAAGCAGCGACTTCAGGACGACCTCACCACGGCGATCAAGGGCCGTGACGAACTGCGCTCCGCCACGCTCCGGCTCACGCTGACCGCCATCACCAAGGAGGAGGTCGCCGGCACCACCGCCCGGCAGCTCTCCGACGACGAGGTGCTGACGGTGATCACCCGGGAGGCGAAGAAGCGGCGCGAGGCGGCCGAGGCGTTCGAGCAGGGCGGCCGGGCCGAGTCGGCGCAGCGGGAGCGGGCCGAGGGCGAGGTGCTGGCCGGGTATCTGCCGCAGCAGCTCACCGACGAGGAGATCGCCGCGATCGTACGGGAGGCCGTGGCCGAGTCCGGCGCCACCGGGCCGAAGAACATGGGCGCCGTCATGAAGCTGGTCAACCCCAAGGTCGCCAAGCGCGCCGAGGGCGGCCGGGTCGCCGCCGAGGTCAAGCGCCAGCTCGCGGGCTGA
- a CDS encoding transglycosylase domain-containing protein: MAHKRSGGGLTTAQQAAKFLGVSVLAGAVLAGIALPAAGALGLSAKGTAAGFDDLPGELKAPPLSQASKILDSKGGLIATVYSRDRTVVPITAMSPNILNALVDIEDSRYYEHGALDVKGILRALSNNASDGGTQGASTLTQQYVKNVFVEEAGDDATKVAQATQQTVGRKIKEMKYAIQVEKELGKKKILENYLNITFFGEQAYGVEAAAQRYFSTTSKNLTLTQAALLAGLVQSPSRYDPINDVKAATDRRNTVLARMAQLKDITPAQAAAAEKAPLGLKVSSPKNGCITAVNGAGFFCDYVRETFLQNAAFGKTKTARQQAWDIGGLTIRTTLDPKAQASLLKGLGKHVYKTDKFVAADTMVQPGTGKIIAMGQSKPYGFGKNQTQLNLSVDKNMGNSGGFQNGSTFKPITAAAALEAGFKPDQSYPSPYKLDTYPDVKNCAGQTLHYKDVGTQNEMPSEVGPFAMPDALKHSINTYFVALEADVGLCPIVNMAAKLGFARADGRPLEQSAALTLGVNEVSPLTVAAAYAAFANRGVYCTPIAIESATGPNGKKMTVPKSLCSRAMSQNTADTLNSMLKGVVDDGTGKAADLPGRDTAGKTGTTDDRKDAWFAGYTPSLASAVWLGDPFGQGIKGMRLAMDDAHPKINGNSDPVKIGPKSYAKVEGATGPAPIWRDAILGALKGTPNEHFITVPLPDSPSKNKPGDPGDPTQPPGDGNGDGNGDGKGHGPGGTTTIGATTGGQPSLPGFPPGQTTGGGGTAGAAGGGAAGGATAGGNGRSGGSSGGGP, translated from the coding sequence ATGGCTCACAAGCGTTCGGGCGGGGGGCTCACGACGGCCCAGCAGGCCGCCAAGTTCCTCGGCGTCAGCGTCCTGGCCGGCGCGGTCCTGGCAGGAATAGCCCTGCCGGCCGCCGGTGCACTCGGCCTGTCCGCGAAAGGTACGGCGGCAGGCTTCGACGACCTACCGGGAGAGCTGAAGGCTCCGCCCCTCAGCCAGGCGTCCAAGATCCTGGACTCCAAGGGCGGGCTGATCGCCACCGTCTACTCGCGCGACCGCACCGTGGTCCCGATCACGGCCATGAGCCCGAACATCCTCAACGCCCTGGTGGACATCGAGGACTCGCGTTACTACGAGCACGGCGCCCTCGACGTCAAGGGCATCCTGCGCGCGCTCAGCAACAACGCCTCCGACGGCGGCACCCAGGGCGCGTCCACGCTGACCCAGCAGTACGTCAAGAACGTCTTCGTGGAGGAGGCGGGCGACGACGCCACCAAGGTCGCCCAGGCCACCCAGCAGACCGTCGGCCGCAAGATCAAGGAGATGAAGTACGCGATCCAGGTCGAGAAGGAACTCGGCAAGAAGAAGATCCTGGAGAACTACCTCAACATCACCTTCTTCGGCGAGCAGGCCTACGGCGTCGAGGCCGCCGCGCAGCGCTATTTCAGCACCACCTCGAAGAACCTCACCCTGACCCAGGCCGCGCTGCTGGCCGGCCTGGTGCAGTCGCCGAGCCGCTACGACCCGATCAACGACGTGAAGGCCGCCACCGACCGGCGCAACACGGTGCTCGCCCGGATGGCCCAGCTCAAGGACATCACCCCGGCGCAGGCGGCGGCCGCCGAGAAGGCCCCGCTCGGCCTCAAGGTCAGCTCGCCGAAGAACGGGTGCATCACCGCCGTGAACGGCGCCGGCTTCTTCTGCGACTACGTGCGCGAGACGTTCCTGCAGAACGCGGCCTTCGGCAAGACCAAGACCGCCCGGCAGCAGGCCTGGGACATCGGCGGTCTGACGATCAGGACCACGCTCGACCCCAAGGCGCAGGCGTCGCTGCTCAAGGGCCTCGGCAAGCACGTGTACAAGACGGACAAGTTCGTCGCCGCCGACACCATGGTGCAGCCAGGCACCGGCAAGATCATCGCCATGGGCCAGAGCAAGCCGTACGGCTTCGGCAAGAACCAGACCCAGCTCAACCTGTCGGTCGACAAGAACATGGGCAACAGCGGCGGCTTCCAGAACGGCTCGACCTTCAAGCCGATCACGGCGGCCGCGGCCCTGGAGGCGGGGTTCAAGCCCGACCAGTCCTACCCGTCGCCGTACAAGCTGGACACCTACCCCGACGTCAAGAACTGCGCCGGACAGACGCTCCACTACAAGGACGTCGGCACGCAGAACGAGATGCCGAGCGAGGTCGGCCCCTTTGCCATGCCGGACGCGCTCAAACACTCGATCAACACCTATTTCGTCGCGCTTGAGGCGGACGTCGGCCTCTGCCCGATCGTGAACATGGCCGCCAAGCTCGGCTTCGCCCGGGCCGACGGCCGGCCCCTTGAGCAGAGCGCCGCGCTCACCCTCGGTGTCAACGAGGTGTCGCCCCTCACCGTCGCCGCCGCCTACGCGGCCTTCGCCAACCGCGGCGTCTACTGCACGCCCATCGCCATCGAGTCGGCCACCGGCCCGAACGGCAAGAAGATGACCGTGCCGAAGAGCCTGTGCAGCAGGGCCATGTCGCAGAACACCGCGGACACGCTGAACAGCATGCTCAAGGGCGTCGTCGACGACGGCACCGGCAAGGCGGCCGACCTCCCCGGCCGCGACACGGCGGGCAAGACCGGTACGACCGACGACCGCAAGGACGCCTGGTTCGCCGGCTACACCCCCTCGCTGGCCTCCGCGGTCTGGCTGGGCGACCCCTTCGGCCAGGGCATCAAGGGCATGCGCCTGGCGATGGACGACGCCCACCCCAAGATCAACGGCAACAGCGACCCGGTCAAGATCGGCCCGAAGTCGTACGCCAAGGTCGAGGGTGCGACCGGCCCGGCGCCGATCTGGCGCGACGCGATCCTCGGCGCGCTGAAGGGCACGCCGAACGAGCACTTCATCACCGTGCCGCTGCCCGACTCGCCATCGAAGAACAAGCCGGGCGACCCCGGTGACCCCACCCAGCCCCCCGGTGACGGCAACGGCGACGGGAACGGCGACGGCAAGGGCCACGGCCCCGGCGGCACCACGACAATCGGCGCCACCACCGGCGGCCAGCCGAGCCTCCCGGGCTTCCCGCCCGGCCAGACCACGGGCGGCGGCGGCACGGCGGGCGCCGCAGGCGGCGGAGCCGCCGGAGGAGCCACGGCCGGCGGCAACGGCCGCTCCGGCGGGAGCAGCGGCGGCGGGCCGTGA
- a CDS encoding WhiB family transcriptional regulator, with translation MSSWVTDWSTQAACRTTDPDELFVQGAAQNRAKAVCTGCPVRTECLADALDNRVEFGVWGGMTERERRALLRRRPMVTSWRRLLETARTEYERSTGLLPLGDEDDYAAAG, from the coding sequence ATGAGCAGCTGGGTAACCGACTGGAGCACGCAGGCCGCATGCAGGACGACGGATCCGGACGAACTGTTCGTCCAGGGTGCGGCGCAGAATCGGGCGAAGGCGGTGTGCACCGGCTGCCCGGTCCGCACCGAGTGCCTGGCCGACGCGCTCGACAACCGGGTGGAGTTCGGGGTGTGGGGGGGCATGACCGAGCGGGAGCGCCGGGCACTGCTGCGCCGCCGCCCGATGGTGACCTCCTGGCGACGGCTGCTGGAGACCGCCCGCACCGAGTACGAGCGCAGCACCGGCCTGCTGCCCCTCGGTGACGAGGACGACTACGCCGCGGCGGGCTGA